The following is a genomic window from Campylobacter concisus.
CTAATTTTAAAAAGACTAATCTACTCTTAGACTACAAAAATTGGCTTAAATTTTTATTTTGATTTAAATCTTTTAACATATAATTGAAAAAATTATAAAAAGCTCTAACCAAGCTTAAGAAGGTGCTTTATGCTAATCGATAAATATGGTCGGGTTGTTGATTATTTAAGGATTTCTGTAACTCAGCGTTGCAACTTTAGGTGTAGGTATTGTATGCCTACAACGCCATTTAGCTGGACGCCAAGAGAGAATTTATTAACCTTTGAGGAGCTATTTTTATTTGTAAAAGTGGCTATTGATGAAGGCATAAAAAAGATAAGAATCACTGGTGGTGAACCGCTTGTACGTAAAGATTTAGACGTTTTTATAAAGATGATAAGTGATTATAATCCAGACATCGATCTAGCACTTACTACAAATGGCTATATGCTTTCGCACTTTGCCAAAAGGCTAAAAGACGCTGGACTAAAGCGCATAAATATGTCGCTTGATACGCTAAATGAGCAAAAGGCTAAATTTATCGCACAAAAAAGTGTCTTGCACGAAGTTTTAGCTGGCTTTGAAGCAGCTCATGATGCTGGATTAAAGGTAAAAATCAATACTGTCGCACTAAAAGGTGTAAATGATGATGAGCTTATAAATTTGCTCGAGTTTGCTAAATTTAGAGATTCTCAGATCAGATTTATTGAGTATATGGAAAATTCACACGCTAAAGATGATCTAAAAGGGCTAAGTAGCGATGAAATTTTAAAAATCATCTCACAAAAATATAATGTCACGAAAGATGGAAAACTGCCAAATGCGCCTGCGTCTATTTATAGGCTTGATGATGGTTATAAATTTGGCATCATAGATCCACACAAGCACGACTTTTGCGAGAGTTGTAACCGCATCAGACTAAGTGCCGAGGGACTTTTGATACCTTGCCTTTACTTTGAAGAGGCTCTTAGCATCAAAAAAGCGGTTGAAAAAGGTGATATCGTAGCTGCAAGTGAAATTTTAAGGCAAGTGCTAGCCAATAAGCCAAAAGAGAACAAATGGGCAATAGGTGCTAGCAATGAAACCTCTTCGCGTGCCTTTTATCAAACTGGTGGTTGATGAGCAAAGAGCTAGAGCTAGTTGAGGCGTTTTTAAGTATTCAAGGCGAGGGAGCTTACCAAGGCAGGCTCGCCATATTTTTACGCTTTTTAGGTTGCAACCTAAACTGTTCTGGCTTTGGCGTGCAAACAAAGTCTTTAAAAACCGGTGAAAGCCTACTAGGATGCGATAGTATAAGGGCTGTTTTTAAAGGGCATTTTGATCACAAAACATACAACGCAGATGAAATTTTAAGCTTAGTTGATGGGCTTTGCAAAGGCCTAAAGCAAAAACCTATCATTGTTTTAACAGGCGGCGAACCACTCATTTGGCACAAAAATGAAAATTTTATAAATTTGGTAAAAAATTTGCTTGTAGACTACGAGGTGCATTTTGAGACAAATGGCACTATCTTTGTTGATTTTGATAAATTTGCAATTTATAGAAATTGCCATTTTGCACTCGGTGTAAAGCTAGCAAATAGTGGAATTAACGAGCAAAAACGCATAAATTTAGATGCCATTTTGGCTATTAAAAATAATGCAAAAAGCAGCTTTTTAAAATTTGTGCTATCTTGTTGCGACGATAGTGAGCTACATGAGATTATGAATATAAAAAACAAAGTGAATTTGCCAGTTTGGTGCATGGCGATGGGTGCAGATAGAGCAGGGCTTAGTAAAAATGCTTTAAAGACGGCAGAATTTGCCATAAAGTATGGGTTTAACTATTCGGAACGCATTCACATTAGGCTTTGGAGTGATAAAGAGGGTGTTTGATGATTATTAGAAAGCTTTTTAGATTTGAAAATGCACATATTGTGAGATTTTGTAGCTCAAAACGTTGCAGGACTAGCATCCACGGACACAGCTATGTGGCTGAAATTTTACTTAGTTCAAATTTTCTTGATAACGCCGGCATGGTTTATGATTTTGGTTTAATGAAGCAAAACATAAAAACGATCATTGATAGTTTTGATCACGCTACGACAATATTTTCAGGCGATAATGATGAGTATAAAAATGATCTAAAAAAGCACTCGGCAAGATGGATCGAGATCCCGCTAAATCCAAGTGCAGAGCAGTTTTGCCGCATATTTTTTGTTATGATAGAGCGACTGCTTGAACTTAGCGTGATGAATAACGGTGAGCGTGAAGTGAAGCTTCATAGCATTATCGTGCATGAGACTGATACTGGCTATGCACAGTGCTTTAAAGAGGACGCCGTAAATTCGCAAATGGGCGAGATAAAGCTAGATGAGATAAAATTTTCAGATGCTATCATAGAAGAGTGGGAAGATAAAAATTTATTCGAGAAAATGAAAAATAGATTAAAAATAGAAATTCCAAAGGACGTTTGATGAAAAAAATTATAACTTCTTTTTTATTTATAGCTGGTCTATTTGCGGGTTGTGGAGATAAAGATGAGGCTAAAAATGATATTAGCGAGCCAGTGCCGAGTGACGTGACCATAGCCCAACCAGACGCAAATGTCACAATCGATGAACAACTTCCACCTGAGCCAGTCGTCGAAGAGAACGAGCCTTCTAAAGATAAGAAATGAACGAACATCTCTCCTCGCTTTTTGCATACACTTTGCCTTTTCATGTGATATTTTTTTATGCACTAGTTGCCTGTAATATACTTTATTTAATACTTACTCAGTTTAGCAGCAATAGTAAAAATTATGTGCTTCGTATAAGATATTTTTTACCGATTTATCATATGCTACTTAGTTTTCTTGTGCTAACCGGACTTATTTTATGGGCATATTATGGATATGAGTTTAAATTTAATGCCATAAAAATGTTAATTATCTTAATAACTTTAATCGCACTTAGTGCCATAGGTTTTAAAAGATTAAAAATTTATGCAGCTAATGGCGACTTAGAAAAATTTAAAAAATTCGCCCTTATTAAGGGTTTTTGTGATCTTATTTTAGTCTTAGTTGCAGGGATTTAGATGAAATTTTTATATGATAAAAATGCAGGTAATGAAAACTTAAAGATAGTAAATGAAGCTTTTTTGCACCTAAAAGCTAGAAGAATGCAAGCTGGTGAGCGAATAAGTGTTAGAAATTTACGAGACTTTAAAGAGTATATTTATGAAATTGATGAGATTGATAGGCGAAGTGCGAGCTTAAGCCTTATTTTTGCCAGCTCAAATGGTGAGCAAAAATTCGACTTTACGATCGCTTGGGCTATCGTCGATCCAAAGACGGTCGAAAAGACATTGCCATTTTTAAACGAACTTGGCGTTGGTAAAATAGCTTTTGTCTATACTAAATTTTCTCAAGCAAATTTTAAGATAGATATTGAAAGGCTAAACTACATAAATGCTCTCTCTTGCGAGCAGTGCGGACGAACTTCACTAATGAAGTTTGAAATTTATAAAAATTTGGACGAGCTAATGAGTGTTTATAAAAATGTCTCAGCTATAAATTTTGGTGGTAAAAGCTTAAATGAAAAAAAAGATGACGAGCTTTTAATAATCGGTCCAGAGGGTGGATTTAGCGAGGATGAGACAGCTAAATTTAAAAATAGCTACTGCCTAAATACTAAAAACATTTTAAGATCACAGACCGCGGTTATCTCAGTGGCTGCAAAATTCCTGGCTTAATTTATTTGATTTTTAGATTTCTTTTTATATAATCAGCAACTTTTAATGTAGATAATTAGCCCAAAAATAATAAAGGAAAAATGATGAAAAAAGATATCCATCCAGAATACGTAGATTGCACTGTAACTTGTGCTTGCGGAAACACTTTTAAAACAAAGTCAAACAAAAGCGAAATCAGAATTGACATTTGTGACAAGTGCCACCCATTTTTCACAGGCAGCGAAAAGATAGTTGACAGTGCTGGCCGTGTTGAGAAATTTAAGAAAAAATACGCTCAAAAATAAGCCTTGCTCTACTTTATTCCTACTCCAATAGGAAATTTAGAAGATATCTCGCTTCGTGCGATTAGAATTTTGCGTGAATGCGAGATAGCTATCTGCGAAGATACAAGAGTCTGCAAAAGTCTTATAAACTTGCTAAATGAACGCTTTGACGCAAATATAAATATCTCAAATTTTATCCCGCTTCATACTCATAACGAAGATGACTTTTTCACAAATTTAAGTGATAATTTTTTTAGCAGAAATGTAGCCTACATGAGCGATGCTGGTATGCCAGGTATCAGCGATCCAGGTGTTAGCCTAGTAAGATATGCTCAAAAAAATAACATTGAATATGAAATTTTAAGTGGAGCAAATGCTGCACTTTTAAGTGTAGTTGCAAGCGGACTTTGCGATAAGGAATTTGTCTTTTTAGGCTTTTTGCCAAATACTGGCAGAGATAGGTCTTTGGCTATACAAAATGCTTTAAATTTAGCCTATCCAGCCGTGATCTATGAAAGCCCAAAACGTATATTAAGCTTGGTGCAAAGCATCGCAAATTTAGAACCTGAGAGAGAAATTTTTGCTATAAAAGAGGCCACCAAAAAATTTGAGACTAAATTTAAGGATAGAGCCAAAAATTTAGTCCAAATTTTAGAAAAAGCAAATTTAAGTGGAGAGTGGACAGTCGTCATCTCAAAAAGTGACAAAACAGCCACTCAAAATATCACAAAAGATGAGATACTTTCGCTTGATCTTGCTCCAAAAGTAAAAGCAAAATTGCTTAATAAAATAACTGGAGAAGATGTAAAAAAGATATATGATGAGCTTACGAAAGCTTAAATTATAGGCTACAAAACTACTAGTGACACTAAAACGAAAGTGTAAAATTTACTCTAGTTACATACAAAAATAAGTTAAATTTTAATTGACTTTAGCTACCATAAGTTACCATGATAATATACGGAAAACAACTATTTTTACATATTTTGAACAAGCGACCACAGATATTAGAAGAGATATATCTCTCAAAAGAGTGTGACAAAAAACTCTTCTCTAAAATTTGTGGCACAGGCAAAAAGATCATTCGCGTGGATAATCAAAAAGCACAGTCTTTAGCTCGCGGTGGAAACCATCAAGGTTTTTTAGCAAATGTTAGTGAGTTTGAATTTTCAGACATTGCTGAGCTTAAAAAGCTAAATTTTATCGCCATTCTTTACGGTATAAGCGATGTTGGCAATATCGGTGCTATTGCTAGAAGTGCCTATGCTCTAGGCTGCGAAGGCCTTGTGATAGTGGCAAAAAGTATAAATATGCAAGGCGTTTTAAGATCAAGTAGTGGCGCTGCCTATGAGATACCAATAGCGATTTTTGAAGACGGACTTAGTTTATTAAATGAACTAAAGCAATTTGGTTTTAAAATTTATGCAACAGCAAGTGATGGCAAAAACGTAAAAGAGATGAAGTTTGCTGGTAAAAGAGCTTTGGTGATGGGCTCAGAGGGCGAAGGCATACCGCAAAAGGCTCTAGCGAAGTGTGATGAGTGTATTGGTATAAAGTTAAAAGAGGGCTGGGACTCCTTAAATGTAAGTGCAGCTTTTGCAATAATTTGTGACAGGATGATAGATGAATGAGATTGAAAATTTAAAAGAGATAGGTATAAAGGAAATTTCACGTAAAACGCATATTGAGCCTACATTTTTACAATATATTTTTGATAAAAATTTTGAAAAATTATCACGTTTAAATATTAGAGGCTATGCCAAAATTTTACAACGTGAATATGATGTTGATTTGAGCGAGTTGCTAGCTGAATATGATGCCTTTATGCAAGAAAATACTCCAGATGAGAGTCACAAAACTAAAGTTACTCCAAAAATTTCTTCTTACACTCCAAAAGATATTACCATACAAAAACAAAGCGGTAGTGGCGGTGCTGGATTTTTATTTTGGCTCATCATTTTAGCTATTATCGCTGGTGGGGCATATCATTTTGATGCTTACAAATATATCGAGAATTTTTTATCATTTTTAAATGATGAGAATAAAAGCGTGAGCTATTCGCAGTCAAGCATAGTAAATGAGGTGAAGAAAAATATCATCGATACAAATATCACCATCTCTCAAAATAGCCCTAAAATAGAGGCAAACGCATCAAACTTGAAAATTTCAGCTCCAGTTGAGCAAAATGTGACAACAAGTCCTGCAAACATGGAGCAAAATGCTGTGAAGCCAAGCATGGCAGCTCAGCCAGCTCCTAAGATAGAGCAAAACATTACAAAGCCACTAAATGAGGCGGTTATTACACCAAAACAACGTGTCTGGATAGGGATAATTAATCTTGAAAATGGTCAAAAAGTATCAAACGACACAAGTAAAAGCATAAATATAAATTTAGACCAAAGACAGCTTGTGGTTTGTGGAAATGGCAACATTGAGCTAAAGATCGGCGATAAGGTGACAAAATACAATCCAAGCCGTCCAGCTAGATTTTTAGTAGAAAATGGAGAGATGAAATTTGTGAGCTATGATGAGTTTGTAGAACTTAACAAGGGCAAATCTTGGTAAGAAAAATAGCGATTTTCACCGCTTTTAGTGTATTTGCCTATGCTTTTAGCTTACAAACTAGTGCAAGTGCTTTAAGCAATGTTGAAAATGTGCAAATTTCTTTAGAAAATTTAGACCAAAATGGCTCACTCAATGTCAATGAGCTAGTATCAAGATTAAAACAAAACTCAAGTTACGATAGCATTTCATTTGGCTCAAATAGTTTGAATTTAAAATTTATAAGCGAGCAAAAGGTTCCTTCTACATTATTTGTAAAATCAATAAATTCAACTCTGGATGATGCCAACATAAGTATTTCAAGGATAAATTCTTTAAAAAATGGAGATCAAATTTCTTATGGAATTTCAGCCATAAAAAATGGTGGAATAGATCCAAGTTTATTAAGCTTAGCACTTAGTCAAAGCGGTTTTAGAATTTTAGGATTTGATAGGGTTGATGGGAATTTAGAGATATTTTTAGATGCTCAGAATATGATCCTTAAGGCTACAAAGGTAAATTTTGACGAAGAGACTCCACTTTTAAAAAGCGGTGGTACTTATTTTGTTGATGTTGAGGGTGCAAGTAGTCTGGATATCGCGTCAAAAGAGTCAAATAGATGGATGCCACTTGTTAGAATTTATGATAAAAATTTAAATCAGATTGACTCTATAAAAGAGGAGCAAGCAAAAACCGCCGTTTCTATAAATTTAGCAATAGGCGCAAAATACGCATTAATTAGCGACAATGTTGATATAAATAATATAAAAAATGAGATAATTATCAAGCTTATAAAATAGGAGTAAGCAGTGTTTGATGAGATAAGATTTAATACAATTGAGCGTTTGCCAAACTACGTTTTTGCCGAAGTAAATGCAATAAAAATGGCTGCACGAAGAGCTGGCGAGGACATCATCGACTTTTCTATGGGTAATCCTGAGGGCAGAACGCCACAGCACATTGTCGATAAACTATGTGAAAGCGCACAAAAGGACAAGACTCACGGCTACTCAGCCAGTGCTGGAATTTACAAGCTCCGCCTTGCTATTTGCAACTGGTATAAGAGAAAATACGGCGTAAATTTAGACCCAGATACCGAAGCAGTCGCCACGATGGGTAGTAAAGAGGGTTTTGTTCACCTAGCTCAAGCCGTGATAAACCCAGGCGATGTGGCTATCGTGCCTGATCCTGCTTATCCAATACACACGCAAGCGTTTTTATTTGCTGGCGGAAGTGTCGCAAAGATGCCACTTCACTATAATGATAAATTTGAGTTAGATGAAAATAAATTTTTTGAAAATTTGATCCAAACTATACACGCTAGCTCACCAAAGCCAAAATATGTAGTCGTAAATTTTCCTCACAATCCAACGACTGTGACTGTGCAAAAGAGCTTTTACGAGCGCCTTGTAAGCATCGCAAAACAAGAGAGATTTTACGTCATATCTGACATCGCCTACGCTGATCTTACCTTTGATGGCTACAAAACGCCAAGCATCTTTGAGGTCGATGGCGCAAAAGATGTCGCAGTCGAGTGCTATACTCTTTCAAAAAGCTATAATATGGCTGGCTGGAGAGTTGGCTTTATGTGTGGAAATAGAAGACTTTGTGCAGCACTTAAAAAGATAAAATCGTGGGTTGATTACGGTATGTTTACGCCGATCCAGGTGGCTGCCACAGTTGCACTTGATGGCGATCAAAGCTGTGTTGAAGAGATACGCCAAATTTATGAAAAAAGAAGAGATGTGATGATAGAGGCCTTTGTCCAGGCTGGCTGGGAGCTTAAAAAGCCAAGTTCTAGTATGTTTATCTGGGCGAAACTACCACCAAAAGTTAGTCATCTGGGCAGCCTTGAGTTTTCAAAGCAGCTTCTTACAAAGGCATCAGTCGCAGTTAGTCCGGGTATTGGTTTTGGCGAGGGCGGAAACGACTATGTGCGTCTAGCTCTTATCGAAAATGAAAATAGAATAAGACAAGCAGCAAGAAATATAAAAAAATATTTGAAAGAATTTGAATGAATGTAGCGATATTGGGCGTTGGAACCGTTGGCGAGTCAGTTGCTAAAATTTTACTAAAAAATAAAAAGCTAATCGCAGCAAGAAGTGGCGAGGAGATAGTGCCAGTCGTTGGAGTGGTCAGAAATTTAAATAAAAAAAGAGATGCTGGTATCCCTTTAACTAACGATATAAATAGCGTTATAAACCGCGATGATATCGACGTTTTTGTCGAACTTATGGGTGGTGTGGAAGAGCCTTTTAGAGTGGTGAGCGAAATTTTAAAACGCAAAAAAGCAGTCGTCACTGCAAACAAAGCACTTCTTGCCTATCACAGATATGCTTTGCAAAATTTAGCCAAAAATATACCATTTGGCTTTGAAGCAAGCGTGGCTGGGGGCGTGCCGATCATTAGAGCTTTAAGGGAAGGCTTAAGCGCAAATCACATCGTTAGTATAAATGGCATACTTAACGGAACTAGTAACTTTATCCTAACCTCGATGATGGATGAGGGTTCAAATTTTAAAGACGCTCTTAAAAAGGCTCAAGAGCTAGGATACGCTGAGGCTGATCCTACTTTTGATGTGGGAGGCTTTGATACGGCTCATAAGCTTCTTATACTGGCAAGCATCGCATACGGTGTGCATGGCGATCCAGAGGATATCTTGATCGAAGGGATTCAAGGCATCACGCCAGAAGACATATTTTTCGCAAAAGATTTCGAATACTCAATAAAACTTCTAGCAATTGCCAAAAAAAGCGAGGGTAAAATCGAGCTACGCGTACATCCAGCACTTGTACCGCAAAATAAAATGATAGCAAAGGCAAGTGGTGTGACAAATGCGATCAGTGTCGTTGGCGAGGTCGTTGGCGAGACGATGTACTATGGACCTGGAGCTGGTGGCGATGCAACGGCAAGCGCGGTGATCAGCGATCTTATCGACATCGCAAGAGATAGCAAATCGCCAATGCTTGGATATAAAGCACCTTTTGAATTAAATACGCTTGAGCTACTTGACCGCGACAGGATAAAGACGAAGTACTACTTTAGGTTAAAAGTCGAGGATAAAATGGGTGTGCTAGCAAAGATTACAAATTTAATGAGCGAAAATAACTTATCGATTGATAGCATACTTCAAAAACCAAAAGATGAGAGCGAATTTGCGGTATTGTTTTTTACGACACATACGAGTCTTGAGGCTGATGTAAGAAGAACAATTGAAATTTTAAAAGAGCAAGAGTATATAAAAGAAGAGCCATTTATGATGAGGATCGAGGAGTAGCTTGGGGTTAAAAGAGCATCTCTTTGGCAAAAGCTCAGAAGATAGGGCGTGTGAATTTTTACAAAAGCTTAGTTTTGTCATTTTAGAGAGAAATTTTCACTCTAAATTTGGTGAGATCGACATTATCGCACTAAGTAGAGATAAAATTTTGCACTTTATAGAGGTAAAAGCAACTAACGGAGAATATGAAGCAGAATATAGACTAAATAAGGCAAAATATATAAAAATTTTAAAAACTATAAATTTTTATATGATGAAAAATGAGCCAAATAGAGATTTTCAAGTCGATTTACTCGTCATAAAAAATGAAAAATTAGAACTGATAGAAAATATTAGTTTATAATAAAATTTATTATTTAGATAAAATTTAAATTTAATTTGTATAATTGCCACATTTTAAAAATAAGGAGAAAAAATGGGAAAATACATCGAACTTACAAAAGAAAATTTTGATGTTACAAAAGAAGGCGTTGCTTTAGTAGACTTTTGGGCTCCATGGTGCGGACCTTGCCGTATGCTAGCTCCAGTGATCGAAGAGCTTGCTGAAGACTTTGATGGCAAAGCAAAAATTTGCAAGGTAAATACTGACGAAGTGCAAGATCTTGCAGTTGAGTTTGGCATCAGATCGATCCCAACATTGCTATTTTTCAAAAATGGCGAGCTAGTTGAGCAAATGGTCGGTGCACAGTCAAAACAAGCCTTAACTGACAAACTAAATTCGCTTCTTTAATGAGCGAAAAAAGAAGAGGAAGCCTACTTCCTCTTACATATATATTTGGTTCATTTTTTGGTGCAGCTATGATAGCAGCTGCATTTGCGTATAGCAACTATCGTTTTTCACAATATAAATTTGTTGATTTTGCGAAGCTAGTTTTTTACGAAAAAAGCGAAATTTTCACTCCAAAAGAGCCAAAATACACGCTTTTAATCTTCAGCTCAAATCAATCAAAATTAAACGAAATTTTACCAATCAAAAATGAAACAGTTGTGGCAATCGATATCTTTCAAAAAAGATATGAGTCAAACTCAACACTAAAATATATAAGCTCGGATATTAATACGGTCTTGGAGCTGATGCAAAATTTGAGCATTACAAAGCTTCCAAGTAGTGTTGAGATAGTTCATCAAAGGGGCGAAATTTACAAACAAAATTCGCCCATAAATGTTTTAGAATAAAGGAAATTTATGCTTGATTTAGCGATCATCGGAGGCGGTCCAGCAGGACTAAGCGCCGGACTTTACGCCACTAGAGGCGGACTAAAAGATGTTGTAATGTTTGAAAAAGGCGAGCCTGGCGGTCAGATCACCTCTAGCTCAGAGATAGAAAACTACCCAGGCCAAAAAGCCCCTGGCGAGAGCGGTTTTGACTTTATGAGCACTTGGTGGAAGCAGTGTAGTGCATTTGGACTAGTTCATAAGTGGGCAAACGTCGTTGGTGTTAGAAAAAACAGCGACAGTAGCTTTGAAATTTTACTTGAGGGCGGTAAGAGCGAGCAGGCAAAGGCTGTCATCGTAGCAACTGGCTCAACTCCAAGACGTGCTGGCTTTAAGGGCGAGGATGAGTTCTTTGGCAAAGGTGTTAGCACATGCGCAACATGCGATGGATTTTTTTACAAAAATAAAGAGGTAGCTGTTCTTGGCGGTGGCGACACAGCCGTTGAAGAGGCACTTTATCTAGCGAATATCTGCTCAAAAGTCTATCTAATCCATAGACGTGAAGAGTTTAGAGCGGCGCCAACTACGGTTGAAAAAGCTAGAAAAAATGAAAAGATCGAGTTTATAACAAGTGCGACGATAAAAGAGGCACTTGGCGATAAAATGGGCCTAACAAAGATCGTACTTGATACCAAAAATGGCGAGCGTGTGCTTGATGTGCCAGGAATTTTTACATTTGTCGGACTAAATGTAAATAACGAAATTTTAAAAGATGAAAATGGCAAATTTATCTGCGAGATGGTTGATGGTGGACAGGTTAAGACAAACCTTAAGATGCAAACTAGCCTAAAAGGGCTCTTTGTAGCGGGCGACATAAGAGAGGACGCTCCAAAGCAAGTCATCGTAGCTGCAGGTGATGGCGCAGTGGCTGCACTTAGCGCTATGAGTTATATAGAAAGCTTGCATTAATACTCAAATTTAGCCAATTTTTTGGCTAAATTTTTCTTCTTTTTTTCTATCAAATTTTTGATTTTATACGTATTTTTAAAGCCTATTTGTAATCTATCTATAATAAATTTTATGTTAAATTTCACCAAAAATCAAAGGATAAATTTTGGTAAAAATAGGCCTTTATGGTGCTAGTGGAAAGATGGCTCAAAGTATCATTTCTTGTTTAAAAGATGAGAAAGATGCCACTTTAAGCATCGCTTTTAGCCAAAAAAATGAGGTTGAAAATTTAAGTAGCGATCTTTTGACAAATGACTTTGCTAAATTTTTTGAAGCGTGTGATGTAATAATCGACTTTAGCCAAAAAGAGGCTACGGTAGCACTGCTAAACTACGCTAGAACTAATCCAAAACCACTAGTTATCGGTACAACCGGCTTAGATGATGACGAGAAAAATTTGCTCCACCTGGCATCAGGGGCTATGCCTATTCTTTATGCAACAAATATGAGTCTTGGTGTGGCTGTTCTAAACCGCCTTGCAAGGATTGCTTCAAAAACATTAAGAGAATTTGACATAGAGATCGTAGAGCAACACCACAGGCACAAAAAAGATGCTCCAAGTGGCACTGCGATGACACTTGCAGGAAGTGTAGCTGAGGCAAGAGATTTAAATTTAAAAGATGTTTTAGTAACTGGTAGAGCCGGTATGGTAGGGGCTAGGAGCAAAGACGAGATCGCAGTCATGGCACTTCGTGGTGGAGATGTGGTAGGTCGCCACACGGTTGGCTTTTATAATGACGGTGAGTTTATAGAGCTAAATCACACCGCAACGAGTAGGGCAACCTTTTCAAAAGGTGCGATCAGGGCTGCTATTTGGCTAAAAGATCAAAATAGTGGCCTTTACTCGATAGATGATAGTTTAGGGCTTGATGATTAAATTTGTGCTTGATGATGTAGAGAACTACAAGCTAGAATTTGGTGATAAATTCTACATGCCAGAGCATGAAAAGCGCCAAAATTTAAGAACTGGTGATATAGTAAAGCTTATATTTAGATTTGAAGATGATGAGTTTGCTCAGGTTGAGCGCATGTGGGTGGTCATTAACGAGACAAATAACGGCTAATTTACCGGCATTTTAGACAATGAACTATTTCAAAAGGCTGTTTAAATGCTGGCGATGAGATCAAGTTTAACTACAAAAATGTTCTTGAAATTTACAAAGATGATGAAAACTAAAGGAAAAAAATGTGTGCAATAGTTGGTATTATAAATTCTAAAGATGCAGCAAAGACTGCCTATTATGCGTTATTTTCTATGCAGCATCGCGGCCAAGAGGCGAGTGGCATTAGTGTTTGTGATGACGGAGAAATTTCTACGCACAAGGGTAATGGCCTAGTTACAGAGGTCTTTAATGAAGAAATTTTAAGATCACTAAAAGGTGATATGGCGATCGGTCACAACCGCTATGCAACGGCTGGTAAAAACTCAGGTCGTGACGCCCAGCCAATAGCCGCTAATTACTCTTTGGGGCAGATTTCGATAGTCCATAATGGAAATTTGGTAAATAAAGATGAGGTTAGAG
Proteins encoded in this region:
- a CDS encoding LL-diaminopimelate aminotransferase — encoded protein: MFDEIRFNTIERLPNYVFAEVNAIKMAARRAGEDIIDFSMGNPEGRTPQHIVDKLCESAQKDKTHGYSASAGIYKLRLAICNWYKRKYGVNLDPDTEAVATMGSKEGFVHLAQAVINPGDVAIVPDPAYPIHTQAFLFAGGSVAKMPLHYNDKFELDENKFFENLIQTIHASSPKPKYVVVNFPHNPTTVTVQKSFYERLVSIAKQERFYVISDIAYADLTFDGYKTPSIFEVDGAKDVAVECYTLSKSYNMAGWRVGFMCGNRRLCAALKKIKSWVDYGMFTPIQVAATVALDGDQSCVEEIRQIYEKRRDVMIEAFVQAGWELKKPSSSMFIWAKLPPKVSHLGSLEFSKQLLTKASVAVSPGIGFGEGGNDYVRLALIENENRIRQAARNIKKYLKEFE
- a CDS encoding homoserine dehydrogenase: MNVAILGVGTVGESVAKILLKNKKLIAARSGEEIVPVVGVVRNLNKKRDAGIPLTNDINSVINRDDIDVFVELMGGVEEPFRVVSEILKRKKAVVTANKALLAYHRYALQNLAKNIPFGFEASVAGGVPIIRALREGLSANHIVSINGILNGTSNFILTSMMDEGSNFKDALKKAQELGYAEADPTFDVGGFDTAHKLLILASIAYGVHGDPEDILIEGIQGITPEDIFFAKDFEYSIKLLAIAKKSEGKIELRVHPALVPQNKMIAKASGVTNAISVVGEVVGETMYYGPGAGGDATASAVISDLIDIARDSKSPMLGYKAPFELNTLELLDRDRIKTKYYFRLKVEDKMGVLAKITNLMSENNLSIDSILQKPKDESEFAVLFFTTHTSLEADVRRTIEILKEQEYIKEEPFMMRIEE
- a CDS encoding YraN family protein; protein product: MGLKEHLFGKSSEDRACEFLQKLSFVILERNFHSKFGEIDIIALSRDKILHFIEVKATNGEYEAEYRLNKAKYIKILKTINFYMMKNEPNRDFQVDLLVIKNEKLELIENISL
- the trxA gene encoding thioredoxin, producing the protein MGKYIELTKENFDVTKEGVALVDFWAPWCGPCRMLAPVIEELAEDFDGKAKICKVNTDEVQDLAVEFGIRSIPTLLFFKNGELVEQMVGAQSKQALTDKLNSLL
- a CDS encoding NAD(P)/FAD-dependent oxidoreductase; translated protein: MLDLAIIGGGPAGLSAGLYATRGGLKDVVMFEKGEPGGQITSSSEIENYPGQKAPGESGFDFMSTWWKQCSAFGLVHKWANVVGVRKNSDSSFEILLEGGKSEQAKAVIVATGSTPRRAGFKGEDEFFGKGVSTCATCDGFFYKNKEVAVLGGGDTAVEEALYLANICSKVYLIHRREEFRAAPTTVEKARKNEKIEFITSATIKEALGDKMGLTKIVLDTKNGERVLDVPGIFTFVGLNVNNEILKDENGKFICEMVDGGQVKTNLKMQTSLKGLFVAGDIREDAPKQVIVAAGDGAVAALSAMSYIESLH
- the dapB gene encoding 4-hydroxy-tetrahydrodipicolinate reductase yields the protein MVKIGLYGASGKMAQSIISCLKDEKDATLSIAFSQKNEVENLSSDLLTNDFAKFFEACDVIIDFSQKEATVALLNYARTNPKPLVIGTTGLDDDEKNLLHLASGAMPILYATNMSLGVAVLNRLARIASKTLREFDIEIVEQHHRHKKDAPSGTAMTLAGSVAEARDLNLKDVLVTGRAGMVGARSKDEIAVMALRGGDVVGRHTVGFYNDGEFIELNHTATSRATFSKGAIRAAIWLKDQNSGLYSIDDSLGLDD